One region of Macadamia integrifolia cultivar HAES 741 chromosome 11, SCU_Mint_v3, whole genome shotgun sequence genomic DNA includes:
- the LOC122094098 gene encoding protein suppressor of white apricot isoform X2, which yields MCHDQGTVQPPSEKVHQIIARTAIFVSNHGGQSEIVLRVKQGDNPTFGFLMPDHHLHAYFRFLVDHVELLNSGVDAKPLDEKKEESAKNPTCDVAVGALSLLGSVYGSGEDEDGTHQFISESKEKELGETLNADNATISHGSECAESSVGLSGKVGEALKPLLYTAKEKSLLSKRNRSVAADNSDVTCSRKREGESRGSSGVSMEKPQVSTLSSMSKVEPLIMEPPSDLKRMVDKIVEFILKNGKEFEAVLIEQDSKNGRFPFLLPSDQYHPYYLKVLQKAQESKFPGKCFSVPNHNTIGGKKGGLFKDDNDALYKGSSVSDIPFDSERKEKFKMVLGGSKKDAQDLPPKPKQHCGVSVDAAAAILQAATRGLRNPKLDILPKASVDDSSLGLNGEGGPTSSFGSPSSSRGRSSIQKSVPNGEPSSSMPVELSRSAGQSEKEGSRTSGVSVAKAIAKTAALAAASEADSSEASLTKEQKQKVERLKRAKMFAAMIKGGTAPRANDLLPRLSAEPPDSLNSGLLDSGCKASKLNNETLAPDTSNLSGGDVDLLGREREGSSVPIDANTSDRSKSERHDSDDDYKERKLRRKYRSRSKRFEESDNDSDGRDHKHYRKKHRSHHSSSHRKDESKHRKRHSSPDYKASWRRHKHHSSSEDEHKHRHRSEKHRSHSERKMESENDIDTEVPARTKTLRVNDSVGRAATQNSSKDPQDVSNPLATGTLSSDTTEVSDELRAKVRAMLLATM from the exons ATGTGTCATGACCAAGGGACCGTGCAG CCTCCTTCAGAGAAAGTTCATCAGATCATCGCAAGAACTGCAATATTTGTCAGCAATCATGGGGGTCAATCAGAAATTGTCTTGAGGGTCAAACAGGGGGACAATCCAACATTTGGGTTTCTTATGCCCGACCATCATCTTCATGCATACTTCAGGTTCCTTGTTGATCATGTGGAACTTCTGAATTCTGGTGTAGATGCTAAACCTTTagatgagaagaaagaagagagtgCAAAGAATCCGACATGCGATGTTGCTGTTGGGGCATTATCCTTGCTTGGTTCTGTATATGGGTCTGGAGAAGATGAGGATGGTACACATCAGTTTATCTCAGAATCTAAAGAGAAGGAGCTTGGTGAAACCTTAAATGCTGATAATGCAACAATTTCTCATGGATCAGAATGTGCTGAATCTTCTGTTGGTTTATCTGGAAAAGTTGGGGAGGCTCTCAAGCCCCTGCTTTATACTGCTAAGGAAAAGTCTCTCTTGTCAAAAAGAAATCGATCTGTGGCTGCTGATAATTCTGATGTCACATGTAGCCGGAAAAGAGAAGGTGAATCTCGGGGTTCATCTGGTGTTTCCATGGAGAAACCACAGGTGTCTACTTTGTCAAGCATGTCTAAGGTTGAACCTTTGATTATGGAGCCTCCATCGGATTTAAAGAGGATGGTTGATAAAATAGTAGAGTTTATTCTGAAAAATGGGAAAGAATTTGAAGCAGTACTCATAGAGCAAGATAGCAAAAATGGGAGATTTCCATTCCTTTTACCATCTGATCAATATCATCCTTATTATCTGAAAGTTCTTCAGAAAGCTCAGGAG TCCAAGTTTCCTGGGAAGTGTTTTTCTGTTCCAAACCATAATACAATAGGGGGTAAGAAAGGTGGTCTGTTCAAAGATGACAATGATGCATTATACAAAGGATCTTCAGTTTCTGATATACCTTTTGATTCTgagaggaaagaaaagtttAAAATGGTACTTGGTGGGTCAAAAAAGGATGCACAGGATCTACCACCTAAACCTAAACAGCACTGTGGAGTGAGTGTGGATGCTGCTGCAGCAATTCTTCAGGCAGCAACAAGAGGCCTGAGGAATCCCAAGTTAGATATTCTCCCCAAGGCATCAGTGGATGACTCAAGTCTTGGCCTCAATGGTGAGGGTGGGCCAACCTCAAGCTTTGGCAGTCCCTCATCATCTCGAGGTAGGAGCTCTATACAGAAATCTGTTCCTAATGGGGAGCCCAGTTCCTCTATGCCCGTTGAGTTGTCTAGATCTGCTGGCCAGTCAGAAAAGGAAGGTAGCCGAACCAGTGGTGTATCAGTGGCTAAGGCTATTGCAAAGACAGCCGCCCTTGCAGCTGCCAGTGAAGCTGACTCTTCTGAAGCAAGCTTGACAAAGGAGCAGAAGCAGAAGGTGGAGAGGTTGAAGAGGGCGAAGATGTTCGCAGCCATGATAAAGGGTGGTACAGCACCTCGTGCAAATGATCTGCTGCCCCGTTTATCTGCTGAACCCCCTGATTCATTGAACTCTGGTTTACTGGATTCTGGTTGTAAGGCTTCAAAACTGAACAATGAAACACTGGCACCTGATACCTCAAATCTTTCAGGTGGGGACGTTGATCTTctgggaagagaaagagaaggtagCTCAGTACCCATAGATGCCAATACCTCTGATAGATCAAAGTCTGAAAGGCACGACTCCGATGATGAttacaaggaaagaaaattgaGGAGGAAGTACCGCTCGAGGTCCAAAAGGTTTGAAGAAAGTGATAATGACAGTGATGGAAGGGATCATAAGCACTACCGGAAGAAGCACCGTTCCCATCATTCTTCTTCCCATCGCAAAGACGAGTCCAAGCACAGAAAAAGACATTCATCTCCAGATTACAAGGCATCTTGGCGTCGGCACAAGCATCATAGCTCATCTGAGGATGAGCATAAGCATCGACACAGATCTGAGAAGCATAGAAGTCACTcggaaagaaaaatggaatctgAGAATGACATTGATACAGAAGTACCGGCTCGAACAAAAACCTTGAGGGTTAATGACAGTGTAGGTCGGGCAGCTACGCAGAATTCATCAAAAGATCCTCAAGATGTATCAAACCCATTGGCTACTGGCACTCTATCTTCTGACACTACGGAAGTATCTGATGAGCTAAGAGCAAAAGTTCGGGCCATGTTGCTGGCAACCATGTGA
- the LOC122094098 gene encoding protein suppressor of white apricot isoform X3 — protein MCEIPLVRPPSEKVHQIIARTAIFVSNHGGQSEIVLRVKQGDNPTFGFLMPDHHLHAYFRFLVDHVELLNSGVDAKPLDEKKEESAKNPTCDVAVGALSLLGSVYGSGEDEDGTHQFISESKEKELGETLNADNATISHGSECAESSVGLSGKVGEALKPLLYTAKEKSLLSKRNRSVAADNSDVTCSRKREGESRGSSGVSMEKPQVSTLSSMSKVEPLIMEPPSDLKRMVDKIVEFILKNGKEFEAVLIEQDSKNGRFPFLLPSDQYHPYYLKVLQKAQESKFPGKCFSVPNHNTIGGKKGGLFKDDNDALYKGSSVSDIPFDSERKEKFKMVLGGSKKDAQDLPPKPKQHCGVSVDAAAAILQAATRGLRNPKLDILPKASVDDSSLGLNGEGGPTSSFGSPSSSRGRSSIQKSVPNGEPSSSMPVELSRSAGQSEKEGSRTSGVSVAKAIAKTAALAAASEADSSEASLTKEQKQKVERLKRAKMFAAMIKGGTAPRANDLLPRLSAEPPDSLNSGLLDSGCKASKLNNETLAPDTSNLSGGDVDLLGREREGSSVPIDANTSDRSKSERHDSDDDYKERKLRRKYRSRSKRFEESDNDSDGRDHKHYRKKHRSHHSSSHRKDESKHRKRHSSPDYKASWRRHKHHSSSEDEHKHRHRSEKHRSHSERKMESENDIDTEVPARTKTLRVNDSVGRAATQNSSKDPQDVSNPLATGTLSSDTTEVSDELRAKVRAMLLATM, from the exons ATGTGTGAGATTCCATTGGTCCGA CCTCCTTCAGAGAAAGTTCATCAGATCATCGCAAGAACTGCAATATTTGTCAGCAATCATGGGGGTCAATCAGAAATTGTCTTGAGGGTCAAACAGGGGGACAATCCAACATTTGGGTTTCTTATGCCCGACCATCATCTTCATGCATACTTCAGGTTCCTTGTTGATCATGTGGAACTTCTGAATTCTGGTGTAGATGCTAAACCTTTagatgagaagaaagaagagagtgCAAAGAATCCGACATGCGATGTTGCTGTTGGGGCATTATCCTTGCTTGGTTCTGTATATGGGTCTGGAGAAGATGAGGATGGTACACATCAGTTTATCTCAGAATCTAAAGAGAAGGAGCTTGGTGAAACCTTAAATGCTGATAATGCAACAATTTCTCATGGATCAGAATGTGCTGAATCTTCTGTTGGTTTATCTGGAAAAGTTGGGGAGGCTCTCAAGCCCCTGCTTTATACTGCTAAGGAAAAGTCTCTCTTGTCAAAAAGAAATCGATCTGTGGCTGCTGATAATTCTGATGTCACATGTAGCCGGAAAAGAGAAGGTGAATCTCGGGGTTCATCTGGTGTTTCCATGGAGAAACCACAGGTGTCTACTTTGTCAAGCATGTCTAAGGTTGAACCTTTGATTATGGAGCCTCCATCGGATTTAAAGAGGATGGTTGATAAAATAGTAGAGTTTATTCTGAAAAATGGGAAAGAATTTGAAGCAGTACTCATAGAGCAAGATAGCAAAAATGGGAGATTTCCATTCCTTTTACCATCTGATCAATATCATCCTTATTATCTGAAAGTTCTTCAGAAAGCTCAGGAG TCCAAGTTTCCTGGGAAGTGTTTTTCTGTTCCAAACCATAATACAATAGGGGGTAAGAAAGGTGGTCTGTTCAAAGATGACAATGATGCATTATACAAAGGATCTTCAGTTTCTGATATACCTTTTGATTCTgagaggaaagaaaagtttAAAATGGTACTTGGTGGGTCAAAAAAGGATGCACAGGATCTACCACCTAAACCTAAACAGCACTGTGGAGTGAGTGTGGATGCTGCTGCAGCAATTCTTCAGGCAGCAACAAGAGGCCTGAGGAATCCCAAGTTAGATATTCTCCCCAAGGCATCAGTGGATGACTCAAGTCTTGGCCTCAATGGTGAGGGTGGGCCAACCTCAAGCTTTGGCAGTCCCTCATCATCTCGAGGTAGGAGCTCTATACAGAAATCTGTTCCTAATGGGGAGCCCAGTTCCTCTATGCCCGTTGAGTTGTCTAGATCTGCTGGCCAGTCAGAAAAGGAAGGTAGCCGAACCAGTGGTGTATCAGTGGCTAAGGCTATTGCAAAGACAGCCGCCCTTGCAGCTGCCAGTGAAGCTGACTCTTCTGAAGCAAGCTTGACAAAGGAGCAGAAGCAGAAGGTGGAGAGGTTGAAGAGGGCGAAGATGTTCGCAGCCATGATAAAGGGTGGTACAGCACCTCGTGCAAATGATCTGCTGCCCCGTTTATCTGCTGAACCCCCTGATTCATTGAACTCTGGTTTACTGGATTCTGGTTGTAAGGCTTCAAAACTGAACAATGAAACACTGGCACCTGATACCTCAAATCTTTCAGGTGGGGACGTTGATCTTctgggaagagaaagagaaggtagCTCAGTACCCATAGATGCCAATACCTCTGATAGATCAAAGTCTGAAAGGCACGACTCCGATGATGAttacaaggaaagaaaattgaGGAGGAAGTACCGCTCGAGGTCCAAAAGGTTTGAAGAAAGTGATAATGACAGTGATGGAAGGGATCATAAGCACTACCGGAAGAAGCACCGTTCCCATCATTCTTCTTCCCATCGCAAAGACGAGTCCAAGCACAGAAAAAGACATTCATCTCCAGATTACAAGGCATCTTGGCGTCGGCACAAGCATCATAGCTCATCTGAGGATGAGCATAAGCATCGACACAGATCTGAGAAGCATAGAAGTCACTcggaaagaaaaatggaatctgAGAATGACATTGATACAGAAGTACCGGCTCGAACAAAAACCTTGAGGGTTAATGACAGTGTAGGTCGGGCAGCTACGCAGAATTCATCAAAAGATCCTCAAGATGTATCAAACCCATTGGCTACTGGCACTCTATCTTCTGACACTACGGAAGTATCTGATGAGCTAAGAGCAAAAGTTCGGGCCATGTTGCTGGCAACCATGTGA
- the LOC122094098 gene encoding protein suppressor of white apricot isoform X1: MDLEVVGRHAFLFDDDATAAFVNSRDALVEWNSLLIDRYDVRHLLQSPPPSLKKRRHHPPSPTSSLTELDQERYLDLPPPSDDPDSSSLLDNGAEPAVGDGYHSVAFSYGNSDICTDEKKSSAGLGDSSFLPPFPVPESLLQNLPPSEKVHQIIARTAIFVSNHGGQSEIVLRVKQGDNPTFGFLMPDHHLHAYFRFLVDHVELLNSGVDAKPLDEKKEESAKNPTCDVAVGALSLLGSVYGSGEDEDGTHQFISESKEKELGETLNADNATISHGSECAESSVGLSGKVGEALKPLLYTAKEKSLLSKRNRSVAADNSDVTCSRKREGESRGSSGVSMEKPQVSTLSSMSKVEPLIMEPPSDLKRMVDKIVEFILKNGKEFEAVLIEQDSKNGRFPFLLPSDQYHPYYLKVLQKAQESKFPGKCFSVPNHNTIGGKKGGLFKDDNDALYKGSSVSDIPFDSERKEKFKMVLGGSKKDAQDLPPKPKQHCGVSVDAAAAILQAATRGLRNPKLDILPKASVDDSSLGLNGEGGPTSSFGSPSSSRGRSSIQKSVPNGEPSSSMPVELSRSAGQSEKEGSRTSGVSVAKAIAKTAALAAASEADSSEASLTKEQKQKVERLKRAKMFAAMIKGGTAPRANDLLPRLSAEPPDSLNSGLLDSGCKASKLNNETLAPDTSNLSGGDVDLLGREREGSSVPIDANTSDRSKSERHDSDDDYKERKLRRKYRSRSKRFEESDNDSDGRDHKHYRKKHRSHHSSSHRKDESKHRKRHSSPDYKASWRRHKHHSSSEDEHKHRHRSEKHRSHSERKMESENDIDTEVPARTKTLRVNDSVGRAATQNSSKDPQDVSNPLATGTLSSDTTEVSDELRAKVRAMLLATM; encoded by the exons ATGGATCTGGAGGTCGTGGGACGCCATGCTTTTCTCTTCGACGACGACGCGACCGCTGCTTTCGTGAACTCGAGAGACGCCCTCGTTGAATGGAACTCGCTTCTCATCGATAGATACGACGTCCGCCACCTCCTTCAAAGTCCTCCTCCTTCCCTCAAGAAGCGTCGCCACCATCCTCCTTCTCCTACCTCTTCGCTAACCGAGCTCGATCAGGAGAGATACCTCGATCTACCTCCACCTTCTGATgaccctgattcatcatcccTTTTAG ATAATGGAGCAGAACCTGCAGTTGGTGATGGTTATCATTCTGTGGCCTTCTCTTATGGAAACTCAGATATTTGTACCgatgaaaaaaaatcttctgCTGGGTTGGGAGATTCCAGTTTTCTTCCACCTTTCCCAGTGCCTGAAAGCCTACTTCAAAACCTA CCTCCTTCAGAGAAAGTTCATCAGATCATCGCAAGAACTGCAATATTTGTCAGCAATCATGGGGGTCAATCAGAAATTGTCTTGAGGGTCAAACAGGGGGACAATCCAACATTTGGGTTTCTTATGCCCGACCATCATCTTCATGCATACTTCAGGTTCCTTGTTGATCATGTGGAACTTCTGAATTCTGGTGTAGATGCTAAACCTTTagatgagaagaaagaagagagtgCAAAGAATCCGACATGCGATGTTGCTGTTGGGGCATTATCCTTGCTTGGTTCTGTATATGGGTCTGGAGAAGATGAGGATGGTACACATCAGTTTATCTCAGAATCTAAAGAGAAGGAGCTTGGTGAAACCTTAAATGCTGATAATGCAACAATTTCTCATGGATCAGAATGTGCTGAATCTTCTGTTGGTTTATCTGGAAAAGTTGGGGAGGCTCTCAAGCCCCTGCTTTATACTGCTAAGGAAAAGTCTCTCTTGTCAAAAAGAAATCGATCTGTGGCTGCTGATAATTCTGATGTCACATGTAGCCGGAAAAGAGAAGGTGAATCTCGGGGTTCATCTGGTGTTTCCATGGAGAAACCACAGGTGTCTACTTTGTCAAGCATGTCTAAGGTTGAACCTTTGATTATGGAGCCTCCATCGGATTTAAAGAGGATGGTTGATAAAATAGTAGAGTTTATTCTGAAAAATGGGAAAGAATTTGAAGCAGTACTCATAGAGCAAGATAGCAAAAATGGGAGATTTCCATTCCTTTTACCATCTGATCAATATCATCCTTATTATCTGAAAGTTCTTCAGAAAGCTCAGGAG TCCAAGTTTCCTGGGAAGTGTTTTTCTGTTCCAAACCATAATACAATAGGGGGTAAGAAAGGTGGTCTGTTCAAAGATGACAATGATGCATTATACAAAGGATCTTCAGTTTCTGATATACCTTTTGATTCTgagaggaaagaaaagtttAAAATGGTACTTGGTGGGTCAAAAAAGGATGCACAGGATCTACCACCTAAACCTAAACAGCACTGTGGAGTGAGTGTGGATGCTGCTGCAGCAATTCTTCAGGCAGCAACAAGAGGCCTGAGGAATCCCAAGTTAGATATTCTCCCCAAGGCATCAGTGGATGACTCAAGTCTTGGCCTCAATGGTGAGGGTGGGCCAACCTCAAGCTTTGGCAGTCCCTCATCATCTCGAGGTAGGAGCTCTATACAGAAATCTGTTCCTAATGGGGAGCCCAGTTCCTCTATGCCCGTTGAGTTGTCTAGATCTGCTGGCCAGTCAGAAAAGGAAGGTAGCCGAACCAGTGGTGTATCAGTGGCTAAGGCTATTGCAAAGACAGCCGCCCTTGCAGCTGCCAGTGAAGCTGACTCTTCTGAAGCAAGCTTGACAAAGGAGCAGAAGCAGAAGGTGGAGAGGTTGAAGAGGGCGAAGATGTTCGCAGCCATGATAAAGGGTGGTACAGCACCTCGTGCAAATGATCTGCTGCCCCGTTTATCTGCTGAACCCCCTGATTCATTGAACTCTGGTTTACTGGATTCTGGTTGTAAGGCTTCAAAACTGAACAATGAAACACTGGCACCTGATACCTCAAATCTTTCAGGTGGGGACGTTGATCTTctgggaagagaaagagaaggtagCTCAGTACCCATAGATGCCAATACCTCTGATAGATCAAAGTCTGAAAGGCACGACTCCGATGATGAttacaaggaaagaaaattgaGGAGGAAGTACCGCTCGAGGTCCAAAAGGTTTGAAGAAAGTGATAATGACAGTGATGGAAGGGATCATAAGCACTACCGGAAGAAGCACCGTTCCCATCATTCTTCTTCCCATCGCAAAGACGAGTCCAAGCACAGAAAAAGACATTCATCTCCAGATTACAAGGCATCTTGGCGTCGGCACAAGCATCATAGCTCATCTGAGGATGAGCATAAGCATCGACACAGATCTGAGAAGCATAGAAGTCACTcggaaagaaaaatggaatctgAGAATGACATTGATACAGAAGTACCGGCTCGAACAAAAACCTTGAGGGTTAATGACAGTGTAGGTCGGGCAGCTACGCAGAATTCATCAAAAGATCCTCAAGATGTATCAAACCCATTGGCTACTGGCACTCTATCTTCTGACACTACGGAAGTATCTGATGAGCTAAGAGCAAAAGTTCGGGCCATGTTGCTGGCAACCATGTGA
- the LOC122094100 gene encoding probable WRKY transcription factor 31 — protein MDKGGGLSIDSDRPIGFFVTKPTTINHFLKPKWSNKSEHSMDDSSNNNRFSGIEFPVNLNSRDDEVSPANNRAVVDEMDFFSDKKTSTVDVKKENSHGGAAPRFNSDVNTGLHLLTANTGSDQSTVDDGISPNAEEKRSKNELAVLQAELDRMNEENQRLRGMLSQVSNNYNTLQRHLFTLIQQQQNREAETTQEHEMLDVKVEEKKHENSSGGGLMVPRQFMDLGPAATADTDEPSQSSSEGHSGDRSGSPHNCLDVASKEYRQQKNSSNSEIVPFEQQDKSHELREGRSVGREDSPDQGSQGWVPNKVPKLNASKNMDQSAEAATMRKVRVSVRARSEAPMITDGCQWRKYGQKMAKGNPCPRAYYRCTMAAGCPVRKQVQRCAEDRTILITTYEGTHNHPLPPAAMAMASTTSAAASMLLSGSMSSSEGLMNSNFLSRTLLPSSSSMATISASAPFPTVTLDLTHTPNPLQFQRPPTQFHVPFPGGPAAAAQNFGGAPPPQLAQIFGQSLYNNQSKFSGLQISQNADASQFSQQQHLPQPPQQAAQPHSLADTVSAATAAITADPNFTAALAAAISSIIGGSHQQSNNNDNSNSGNTASAKGNSDSNKITNSNFAAN, from the exons ATGGACAAAGGAGGAGGACTCTCCATTGATTCTGATCGACCAATTGGGTTCTTCGTCACCAAGCCCACCACCATCAACCACTTCCTCAAACCCAAGTGGAGCAACAAGTCTGAGCACTCCATGGATGACTCTTCCAATAACAACCGTTTCTCCGGTATTGAATTCCCCGTCAATCTTAACTCTAGGGATGATGAGGTGTCTCCGGCCAACAATCGTGCCGTTGTCGATGAAATGGACTTCTTCTCTGATAAGAAAACCTCCACCGTCGACGTCAAGAAGGAGAATTCTCATGGTGGCGCCGCCCCTCGTTTCAATTCAGATGTAAAT ACCGGTCTACACCTTCTCACTGCAAACACCGGTAGCGACCAATCCACCGTAGACGACGGCATCTCTCCCAATGCAGAAGAGAAACGATCCAAGAACGAG TTGGCTGTGTTACAAGCGGAGCTAGACCGGATGAATGAAGAGAACCAACGTCTCCGGGGGATGCTCAGCCAAGTCAGTAATAACTACAACACCCTTCAAAGGCATCTCTTCACACTTATACAACAGCAGCAGAATCGCGAGGCCGAAACCACCCAAGAACACGAG ATGTTAGATGTGAAAGTGGAAGAGAAGAAACATGAGAATAGTAGTGGTGGAGGATTGATGGTGCCTAGACAATTCATGGATTTAGGGCCAGCAGCTACGGCGGATACAGATGAGCCCTCACAGTCTTCATCTGAAGGACACAGCGGAGACCGTTCTGGGTCTCCTCATAACTGTTTGGATGTGGCGTCTAAGGAATATAGACAACAAAAGAATAGCTCTAATAGTGAGATCGTCCCATTTGAGCAACAAGACAAGAGTCATGAGCTTAGGGAAGGGAGGAGTGTCGGCAGGGAAGATAGCCCAGACCAGGGTTCACAAGGGTGGGTACCCAACAAGGTTCCCAAATTGAATGCTTCCAAGAACATGGATCAGTCTGCAGAAGCCGCCACCATGAGGAAAGTCCGTGTCTCAGTTCGTGCTCGATCTGAAGCACCCATG ATCACGGATGGATGCCAATGGCGAAAGTATGGACAGAAGATGGCGAAAGGGAACCCATGCCCTAGAGCTTATTATCGTTGCACCATGGCTGCTGGTTGTCCAGTTCGCAAACAGGTTCAGAGATGCGCAGAAGATCGAACAATCCTCATAACTACCTATGAGGGAACCCATAACCATCCACTCCCTCCTGCAGCTATGGCAATGGCGTCGACCACATCAGCAGCAGCGTCGATGCTTCTTTCAGGATCGATGTCGAGCAGCGAAGGGCTAATGAACTCAAATTTCCTGTCAAGGACACTTCTGCCAAGCTCGTCTAGTATGGCTACCATCTCAGCCTCAGCACCTTTCCCTACTGTGACGTTGGACCTAACCCACACACCCAACCCATTACAGTTCCAAAGGCCACCGACACAATTCCACGTTCCCTTCCCTGGTGGCCCAGCAGCAGCAGCACAGAACTTTGGTGGTGCACCACCACCTCAACTTGCTCAGATCTTTGGGCAAAGCCTCTACAACAACCAGTCAAAATTCTCCGGTCTTCAAATCTCTCAGAATGCAGACGCTTCCCAATTCTCCCAGCAGCAACACCTTCCACAACCACCCCAACAAGCGGCGCAGCCACATTCATTGGCCGACACGGTGAGTGCCGCCACTGCCGCAATCACCGCCGATCCCAATTTCACGGCAGCTCTGGCAGCTGCCATCAGCTCTATTATTGGTGGTTCCCATCAGCAGAGTAACAACAACGACAACAGTAACAGTGGCAACACCGCTTCCGCCAAGGGTAACAGCGATAGCAATAAAATCACCAATTCGAATTTTGCAGCAAATtaa
- the LOC122094365 gene encoding protein usf-like, translating to MAHSAASGFKKVQIQRDDTTFDAYVVGKEDAPGIVVLQEWWGVDFEIKNHALKISQLAPGYKALIPDLYRGKVGLDVAEAQHLMDGLDWQGAVKDVRASVGWLKANGSQKVGVTGFCIGGALSIASAVLVPEVDAAVAFYGVPSPQLADPAQAKAPVQAHFGELDNFVGFSDVAAAKSLEEKLKASGVPYEVHIYPGNGHAFMNRSPDAVERRKGMGLTDDDEDAVKLAWSRFQNWMSRFVSP from the exons ATGGCTCACTCTGCGGCTTCCGGGTTTAAGAAAGTCCAGATTCAGAGGGATGACACT ACATTTGATGCATATGTGGTTGGTAAAGAAGATGCTCCTGGGATAGTGGTGTTGCAAGAGTGGTGGGGAGTTGACTTTGAGATTAAGAACCATGCATTGAAAATTTCCCAACTGGCTCCTGGTTACAAAGCACTCATCCCAGA TTTGTATCGTGGAAAGGTCGGTTTGGATGTTGCAGAAGCACAACACCTAATGGATGGTCTTGATTGGCAAGGtgctgttaaggatgttcgtgCTTCTGTTGGCTGGCTCAAAGCAAATGGTTCACAAAAG GTTGGTGTTACAGGATTTTGCATCGGTGGAGCTCTTTCCATTGCTAGTGCTGTCCTGGTTCCTGAAGTTGATGCTGCTGTTGCTTTCTATGGAGTTCCTTCACCACAACTGGCTGATCCTGCCCAAGCCAAGGCACCAGTGCAGGCTCATTTTGGGGAGCTTGATAACTTTGTTGGCTTTTCAGATGTTGCA GCTGCAAAATCTTTGGAGGAAAAACTCAAGGCATCTGGGGTTCCATACGAAGTGCATATTTATCCAGGCAATGGCCATGCTTTTATGAACAGGTCCCCTGATGCTGTAGAGAGGAGGAAGGGAATGGGATTGACTGATGACGACGAAGATGCAGTGAAGCTGGCATGGTCTCGTTTCCAGAATTGGATGAGCCGCTTCGTGTCTCCATGA